One window of Curtobacterium sp. 458 genomic DNA carries:
- the rpsA gene encoding 30S ribosomal protein S1 gives MTTTTTKAPKQVAINDIGSADDFLAEVEKTLKFFNDGDLISGTVVKIDRDEVLLDVGYKTEGVIPSRELSIKHDVDPNEVVEVGDEVEALVLQKEDKEGRLILSKKRAQYERAWGDVEKIKESDGVVTGTVIEVVKGGLIVDIGLRGFLPASLIELRRVRDLTPYLGQELEAKILELDKNRNNVVLSRRALLEQTQSESRTTFLNNLHKGQVRKGVVSSIVNFGAFVDLGGVDGLVHVSELSWKHIEHASEVVEVGQEVTVEILEVDLDRERVSLSLKATQEDPWQVFARTHAIGQIAPGKVTKLVPFGAFVRVADGIEGLVHISELSNKHVELAEQVVSVGDEVFVKIIDIDLDRRRISLSLKQANEGVDPEGTEFDPALYGMPTEYDDQGNYKYPDGFDPETNEWLEGFDTQRTEWEAQYAAAQSRWEAHKAQVAKTIAEEAQGGFDLPASASSSSSFSGESNGAGTLADDASLAALREKLSSTN, from the coding sequence TCGCCATCAACGACATCGGCTCGGCTGATGACTTCCTGGCCGAGGTCGAGAAGACCCTGAAGTTCTTCAACGACGGAGACCTCATCTCCGGCACCGTCGTGAAGATCGACCGCGACGAGGTCCTCCTCGACGTCGGTTACAAGACCGAGGGTGTCATCCCCTCGCGCGAGCTCTCGATCAAGCACGACGTCGACCCCAACGAGGTCGTCGAGGTCGGTGACGAGGTCGAGGCCCTCGTCCTCCAGAAGGAGGACAAGGAAGGCCGCCTGATCCTGTCGAAGAAGCGCGCGCAGTACGAGCGTGCGTGGGGCGACGTCGAGAAGATCAAGGAGTCCGACGGCGTCGTGACCGGCACGGTCATCGAGGTCGTCAAGGGCGGTCTGATCGTCGACATCGGCCTCCGCGGCTTCCTCCCGGCCTCGCTCATCGAGCTCCGCCGTGTCCGCGACCTCACGCCGTACCTCGGTCAGGAACTCGAGGCGAAGATCCTCGAGCTCGACAAGAACCGCAACAACGTGGTCCTCTCGCGCCGCGCCCTGCTCGAGCAGACGCAGTCCGAGTCGCGCACCACGTTCCTCAACAACCTCCACAAGGGCCAGGTCCGCAAGGGCGTCGTCTCCTCGATCGTCAACTTCGGTGCGTTCGTGGACCTCGGCGGCGTCGACGGTCTCGTCCACGTCTCGGAGCTCAGCTGGAAGCACATCGAGCACGCCAGCGAGGTCGTCGAGGTCGGCCAGGAGGTCACCGTCGAGATCCTCGAGGTCGACCTGGACCGCGAGCGCGTCTCGCTGTCGCTCAAGGCGACGCAGGAGGACCCGTGGCAGGTCTTCGCCCGCACTCACGCGATCGGCCAGATCGCACCGGGCAAGGTCACGAAGCTCGTGCCGTTCGGTGCGTTCGTCCGCGTGGCCGACGGCATCGAGGGCCTCGTGCACATCTCGGAGCTGTCGAACAAGCACGTCGAGCTCGCCGAGCAGGTCGTGTCCGTCGGTGACGAGGTCTTCGTCAAGATCATCGACATCGACCTCGACCGTCGCCGCATCTCGCTCAGCCTCAAGCAGGCGAACGAGGGCGTGGACCCGGAGGGCACCGAGTTCGACCCGGCGCTCTACGGCATGCCGACCGAGTACGACGACCAGGGCAACTACAAGTACCCGGACGGCTTCGACCCGGAGACCAACGAGTGGCTCGAGGGCTTCGACACCCAGCGCACCGAGTGGGAGGCGCAGTACGCCGCCGCCCAGTCGCGCTGGGAGGCCCACAAGGCGCAGGTCGCGAAGACCATCGCCGAAGAGGCGCAGGGTGGCTTCGACCTCCCGGCCAGCGCTTCGTCGTCCTCCTCGTTCTCGGGCGAGTCGAACGGTGCGGGTACCCTCGCCGACGACGCCTCGCTCGCGGCGCTCCGCGAGAAGCTCAGCTCGACCAACTGA
- the coaE gene encoding dephospho-CoA kinase, producing MRIIGLTGGIAAGKSTVSARWAEHGAVVVDADRLARQAVAPGSPGLAQVAERFGPSVIAADGSLDRPALGAIVFADPDARKALEGITHPEVWRLAQQAFDAAAAADPEAVVVYDVPLLAEAAGSRPIRFDAVVVVDSPAAQRIERLVEHRGMDHAEAERRVAAQASDAERLALADHVVDATGTLEDTIRSADAVWARIAR from the coding sequence GTGCGCATCATCGGACTCACGGGGGGCATCGCCGCCGGCAAGTCGACGGTCTCGGCCCGCTGGGCGGAACACGGGGCGGTCGTGGTCGACGCCGATCGGTTGGCCAGGCAGGCGGTCGCTCCGGGGAGCCCGGGTCTGGCGCAGGTCGCCGAACGGTTCGGTCCGAGCGTGATCGCCGCCGACGGCTCGCTCGATCGCCCGGCCCTCGGCGCGATCGTGTTCGCCGACCCGGACGCCCGGAAGGCGCTCGAGGGGATCACGCACCCGGAGGTCTGGCGGCTCGCCCAGCAGGCGTTCGACGCGGCCGCGGCCGCGGACCCCGAGGCCGTCGTCGTGTACGACGTCCCGCTGCTCGCCGAGGCCGCCGGCTCCCGGCCGATCCGGTTCGACGCGGTCGTGGTCGTCGACTCCCCGGCGGCACAGCGCATCGAACGCCTCGTCGAGCACCGCGGCATGGACCACGCGGAGGCCGAACGACGGGTCGCCGCGCAGGCGAGTGACGCCGAGCGTCTGGCCCTCGCAGACCACGTCGTGGACGCCACCGGGACGCTGGAGGACACGATCCGGTCGGCCGACGCGGTCTGGGCACGGATCGCCCGGTGA
- a CDS encoding class I adenylate-forming enzyme family protein, translated as MQPAAELPDLRALIARRATEGGDRAYLEDARSDRALTYPDLDAAVSAWSSTFDAIGVPSSGAVLVDVGDPLAFAVVHLAAVASGRRSVPVDTGQPVGEPARLAALLGGPGLVVSDRDEDATVEGAPSSRIDPSTFLPTGVRDGDVPAEVVDAPGEGSVVLFTSGSTGTPKGVELPASQLLVVARAVASHNGLTPDDRGFNSLPLFHVNAEVVGLLATLVAGGTLVLDRRFRRTGFWELLAERRVTWLNAVPAVLAVLAKTGPLDFPEGLRFVRSASAPLPDPVRDALGDVPLVVSWGMTEGASQITATPLDAPARPGSVGVPVGCEVQVRREDGTVAGPDEVGALWVRGPGIVDHYLGGRGAERFDADHWLSTGDIGSVSSDGWVSLAGRSDDVINRGGEKVYPSEVEDVLLADDRVLEAVVVGRPHEVLGAVPVAYVIVRPDAEVDADVLVADLTARTEAELTRFRRPVEITVVPDLPRAPTGKIRRADVRTMAEQP; from the coding sequence GTGCAGCCAGCAGCAGAACTCCCCGACCTGCGCGCCCTGATCGCCCGACGCGCCACCGAGGGCGGTGACCGCGCGTACCTCGAGGACGCGCGCTCCGACCGTGCCCTCACCTACCCCGACCTCGACGCCGCCGTGTCCGCGTGGTCGTCCACGTTCGACGCCATCGGTGTGCCGAGCTCCGGCGCGGTGCTCGTGGACGTCGGCGACCCGCTCGCGTTCGCGGTCGTGCACCTCGCCGCGGTGGCGTCCGGTCGTCGGTCGGTCCCGGTCGACACCGGCCAGCCCGTCGGCGAGCCCGCTCGGCTCGCGGCGCTGCTCGGCGGGCCCGGCCTGGTGGTGTCCGACCGCGACGAGGACGCCACGGTCGAGGGTGCGCCGTCCTCGCGGATCGACCCGAGCACGTTCCTGCCGACGGGCGTGCGGGACGGCGACGTGCCGGCCGAGGTGGTCGACGCCCCCGGGGAGGGCTCCGTGGTGCTCTTCACCTCCGGCTCGACCGGGACCCCCAAGGGGGTCGAGCTGCCCGCGTCGCAGCTGCTGGTCGTCGCCCGCGCGGTCGCCTCGCACAACGGCCTCACCCCGGACGACCGCGGCTTCAACTCCCTCCCGCTCTTCCACGTCAACGCCGAGGTCGTCGGGTTGCTGGCGACCCTCGTCGCCGGCGGCACGCTCGTGCTCGACCGCCGCTTCCGGCGCACCGGCTTCTGGGAGCTGCTGGCCGAGCGCCGCGTGACCTGGCTCAACGCGGTGCCGGCGGTCCTCGCCGTGCTCGCGAAGACCGGCCCGCTCGACTTCCCGGAGGGACTGCGGTTCGTCCGGAGCGCCTCGGCGCCGCTGCCCGACCCCGTCCGGGACGCCCTCGGTGACGTGCCGCTCGTCGTGAGCTGGGGCATGACGGAGGGTGCGTCCCAGATCACCGCGACGCCGCTCGACGCCCCGGCCCGTCCGGGCAGCGTCGGCGTACCCGTCGGCTGCGAGGTGCAAGTCCGCCGTGAGGACGGCACCGTCGCCGGTCCCGACGAGGTCGGTGCGCTGTGGGTCCGCGGCCCGGGGATCGTCGACCACTACCTCGGCGGCCGCGGCGCGGAACGCTTCGACGCCGACCACTGGCTGAGCACGGGCGACATCGGGTCGGTGTCGTCCGACGGGTGGGTGTCCCTCGCGGGCCGCTCCGACGACGTCATCAACCGCGGTGGCGAGAAGGTCTACCCGTCCGAGGTCGAGGACGTCCTCCTCGCCGACGACCGCGTGCTCGAGGCGGTGGTCGTCGGCCGTCCCCACGAGGTGCTCGGTGCCGTCCCGGTCGCCTACGTCATCGTCCGTCCCGACGCCGAGGTCGACGCCGACGTCCTCGTCGCCGACCTGACCGCCCGCACCGAGGCCGAGCTCACCCGCTTCCGCCGACCGGTCGAGATCACCGTCGTCCCGGACCTCCCGCGGGCGCCGACAGGGAAGATCCGACGGGCCGACGTCCGGACGATGGCCGAGCAGCCGTGA
- a CDS encoding acyltransferase: MSAAPAAAHPAAPSDASPTRTADGRPRHLYEVDVLRILTFACVVGVHTTSHTAATDDVGQNALLGLLHFTRLVFFSLTAFVLVYSYEIRPRPMAQFWPKRFLLVGVPYLAWSFVYVASSWLLSSSRRGDVPDLVRTYAEGIVTGVAWYHLYFLLVTMQVYLLLPVVVWLVRRTRGHHVTVLVVAAVVQLVVFAGYKYFPASDAWLHGYQKQFFFSYVFFIVSGAIAADHADAFLRFIRVHRRGVLWGFAAVGVGTLGVWTVQVLLGQSLYAAGTPLQPVQVVWSSAVFVGFLTIGARWADRRRPGSLLARVVDYGSDRSFGIFLSHPFVIWLLLYGDSWLEGHVAKPWLTLVTYVLVVVLSVALTEAFRWTPLSVPLTGRPSLASRAQREARARKRAAVAAG; encoded by the coding sequence GTGAGCGCAGCGCCCGCGGCCGCGCACCCGGCAGCCCCGAGTGACGCGTCGCCGACCCGCACCGCCGACGGTCGCCCGCGGCACCTGTACGAGGTCGACGTCCTCCGGATCCTGACCTTCGCGTGCGTCGTCGGCGTGCACACGACGAGCCACACCGCGGCCACCGACGACGTCGGCCAGAACGCCCTGCTCGGGTTGTTGCACTTCACCCGTCTCGTGTTCTTCTCGCTCACCGCGTTCGTGCTCGTCTACAGCTACGAGATCCGTCCACGGCCCATGGCACAGTTCTGGCCGAAGCGCTTCCTGCTGGTCGGGGTGCCGTACCTGGCGTGGTCGTTCGTGTACGTCGCGTCCTCGTGGCTGCTGAGTTCGTCGCGTCGCGGTGACGTCCCGGACCTCGTCCGGACGTACGCGGAGGGCATCGTCACGGGCGTCGCCTGGTACCACCTCTACTTCCTGCTCGTGACGATGCAGGTGTACCTTCTGCTGCCGGTCGTCGTGTGGCTCGTGCGGCGGACCCGAGGGCACCACGTCACGGTGCTCGTGGTCGCGGCGGTCGTGCAGCTCGTGGTCTTCGCCGGCTACAAGTACTTCCCGGCGAGCGACGCGTGGCTGCACGGCTACCAGAAGCAGTTCTTCTTCTCGTACGTCTTCTTCATCGTCTCGGGGGCGATCGCCGCCGACCACGCCGACGCGTTCCTCCGGTTCATCCGGGTGCACCGCCGGGGTGTGCTCTGGGGCTTCGCCGCGGTCGGGGTGGGCACGCTCGGTGTGTGGACCGTGCAGGTCCTGCTCGGCCAGTCGTTGTACGCCGCCGGGACCCCGCTGCAGCCCGTCCAGGTGGTGTGGAGCTCCGCAGTCTTCGTCGGCTTCCTGACGATCGGCGCGCGGTGGGCGGACCGCCGGCGCCCGGGGAGTCTCCTCGCCCGGGTGGTCGACTACGGTTCGGACCGCTCGTTCGGCATCTTCCTGAGCCACCCGTTCGTGATCTGGCTCCTGCTGTACGGCGACAGCTGGCTGGAGGGCCACGTCGCGAAGCCCTGGTTGACCCTCGTCACCTACGTGCTGGTGGTCGTGCTGTCCGTCGCGCTCACCGAGGCGTTCCGCTGGACCCCGCTCAGCGTGCCGCTGACGGGCCGGCCGTCGCTCGCCTCGCGCGCGCAGCGCGAGGCGAGGGCGCGGAAGCGTGCGGCGGTGGCCGCCGGCTGA